A stretch of Lathyrus oleraceus cultivar Zhongwan6 chromosome 6, CAAS_Psat_ZW6_1.0, whole genome shotgun sequence DNA encodes these proteins:
- the LOC127093495 gene encoding MADS-box protein FBP24 has product MGRGKIEIKRIENTTTRQVTFSKRRTGLLKKTNELSVLCDAQIGLIIFSSTGKLFQYCSQPYRMDQIIEKYQRCSGKRIIGEHDHQIHHREEMFHDMAMLRQESLRIEFGIQRYLGGDINCLKYDDLTKLEEELEISLAKIRYRQNELVQQQMENLRRKERILEDENINLSNWDHRAMMEENKRVQEHVMDQFPFFEDQPSSSFLQLAAPVLSPYLQLAQPNTQDYFKARDSDEP; this is encoded by the exons ATGGGTCGTGGAAAAATAGAGATCAAGAGGATCGAGAACACTACAACAAGACAAGTTACATTTTCAAAAAGAAGAACAGGATTACTCAAGAAAACTAACGAACTTTCTGTGCTTTGTGATGCACAAATCGGTCTCATCATTTTCTCAAGCACTGGGAAACTTTTCCAGTATTGCTCTCAACCCTATAG GATGGATCAGATTATTGAAAAGTACCAGAGATGTTCTGGTAAACGAATAATTGGGGAGCATGATCATCAGATTCACCATAGG GAAGAAATGTTTCATGACATGGCAATGCTGAGGCAAGAAAGTCTTCGTATTGAATTTGGAATTCAAAGATATCTTGGAGGTGACATTAACTGTTTGAAGTATGATGATTTGACTAAACTTGAAGAGGAATTAGAGATTTCTCTTGCTAAAATTCGATATCGTCAg AATGAGCTTGTGCAGCAGCAAATGGAGAATCTGAGAAGGAAG GAAAGAATATTGGAAGATGAGAACATAAATTTATCTAACTGG GATCATAGGGCAATGATGGAAGAAAACAAAAGAGTGCAAGAACATGTAATGGATCAGTTTCCATTTTTTGAGGACCAACCTTCTAGTAGTTTCCTTCAACTTGCTGCACCTGTTCTTAGTCCTTATCTTCAGCTTGCTCAGCCAAATACTCAAGATTATTTCAAGGCTAGGGACTCTGATGAGCCATAA